The Streptomyces sp. HUAS CB01 genome has a segment encoding these proteins:
- a CDS encoding HAMP domain-containing protein produces the protein MAETTVGKTRPVQRTGSHEGGAVGEPELRQLLAGLTAVRDGDFGTRLPDDADGLLGEIAGVFNGMVDQLSLFTSEVTRVAREVGTEGTLGGQADVPGVSGTWADLTDSVNAMAGNLTTQVRDIAQVATAVARGDLSQKIDVDARGEILELKETINTMVDQLSAFADEVTRVAREVGTEGILGGQADVKGVSGTWRDLTDSVNFMAGNLTAQVRSIAHVATAVARGDLSQKIDVDARGEILELKETINTMVDQLSSFADEVTRVAREVGTEGRLGGQADVQGVSGTWKDLTESVNVMGDNLTAQVRSIAQVTTAVAQGDLTQKIRVDARGEILELKETINTMVDQLSSFADEVTRVAREVGTEGNLGGQATVRGASGTWKDLTDNVNVMASNLTGQVRSIAQVATAVARGDLSRKITVEAKGEVAALAEVINTMVDTLSAFADEVTRVAREVGTEGRLGGQARVPNVAGTWKDLTDHVNSMATNLTNQVRNIAQVTTAVANGDLSKKIDVDARGEILELKTTINTMVDQLSSFAAEVTRVAREVGSEGRLGGQAEVEGVSGTWKRLTENVNELAGNLTRQVRAIAEVTSAVAEGDLTRSITVDASGEVSELKDNINAMVESLRATTRANQEQDWLKTNLARISGLMQGHRDLAVVAELVMDELTPLVSAQYGAFYLAEETQDGTELRLVGSYGRPAGTPAEDRFGLGESLVGQAARSRRTIAADNVPGDYVISSGLGRTTPGSLIVLPVVVDEQVLGVIELASFTPFTPVHRDFLGQLMEMIGVNVNTIVANARTDELLDESQRLATELQSRSEELQVQQDELQRSNAELEEKAALLADRNSAIEGKNLEIEQARQELEDRAQQLALASRYKSEFLANMSHELRTPLNSLLILAQLLAQNPTRNLTPKQVEYAGIIHSAGSDLLQLINDILDLSKVEAGKMDLNPERIALRPLLDYVEATFRPVTTQKSLDFTITTAPGVPADLVTDDSRLRQVLRNLISNAVKFTERGSVELRIEPASDAELPDSVHRGDAVVAFRVKDTGIGIAEQQLEVIFGAFQQADGTTSRKYGGTGLGLSISREIAHLLGGAVTAESALGQGSTFTLYLPAARADFQGQADDPARPAAPPEATEQTADGERPATAFGAGRTRQTRRLLVIEERPRGLLSLVAESAVGELAGGDLPDRDNFEVVASVGPEEAAAALATDPFHCVVLELDMADGQALRFLDSMDGDAALRTVPVLAHNNRRLDAADERALQSRVHDRPLELLSSLDELRERIALYLSAEQPGDVVPLVRVEESQQQLPSAAGGLQGRTVLVVDDDARNLYALSGILELHGIRVLHAENGRQGIEKLAEHPEIDLILMDVMMPEMDGYAATSRIRQMPQHTALPIITVTAKAMPGDREKSLAAGASDYVTKPVNADDLVACLRRWLSAP, from the coding sequence ATGGCTGAGACGACGGTGGGGAAGACACGTCCGGTGCAGCGGACGGGGTCGCACGAGGGGGGCGCCGTGGGGGAGCCCGAGCTGCGGCAGTTGCTGGCGGGGCTCACGGCCGTGCGGGACGGGGACTTCGGCACGCGGCTGCCGGACGACGCCGACGGTCTGCTCGGCGAGATCGCCGGTGTGTTCAACGGCATGGTCGACCAGCTCTCCCTGTTCACCTCCGAGGTGACGCGGGTCGCCCGGGAGGTGGGCACCGAGGGAACGCTCGGCGGACAGGCCGACGTCCCCGGTGTCTCGGGCACGTGGGCGGACCTCACCGACTCGGTGAACGCCATGGCGGGCAACCTCACCACACAGGTACGGGACATCGCGCAGGTCGCGACGGCGGTGGCGCGCGGCGACCTGTCGCAGAAGATCGACGTGGACGCGCGGGGGGAGATCCTGGAGCTGAAGGAGACCATCAACACGATGGTCGACCAGCTCTCCGCGTTCGCCGACGAGGTCACGCGCGTCGCCCGTGAGGTGGGCACCGAGGGGATCCTCGGCGGGCAGGCGGACGTCAAGGGCGTCTCCGGCACCTGGCGGGACCTGACCGACTCCGTCAACTTCATGGCCGGCAACCTCACGGCACAGGTGCGCTCGATCGCCCACGTCGCGACGGCGGTGGCGCGCGGCGACCTGTCGCAGAAGATCGACGTGGACGCGCGGGGGGAGATCCTGGAGCTGAAGGAGACCATCAACACGATGGTCGACCAGCTGTCCTCCTTCGCCGACGAAGTGACGCGGGTGGCCCGTGAGGTGGGCACCGAGGGCCGGCTCGGCGGACAGGCGGACGTCCAGGGGGTCTCCGGGACGTGGAAGGACCTCACCGAGTCCGTGAACGTGATGGGCGACAACCTCACGGCACAGGTGCGCTCGATCGCCCAGGTCACCACGGCCGTCGCCCAGGGCGACCTCACCCAGAAGATCCGCGTGGACGCGCGGGGGGAGATCCTGGAGCTGAAGGAGACCATCAACACGATGGTCGACCAGCTGTCCTCCTTCGCCGACGAGGTCACGCGCGTCGCCCGTGAGGTGGGCACCGAGGGCAACCTCGGCGGCCAGGCGACGGTCCGGGGCGCCTCCGGCACCTGGAAGGACCTCACCGACAACGTCAACGTCATGGCCTCCAACCTGACCGGGCAGGTGCGTTCCATCGCGCAGGTGGCCACCGCGGTGGCGCGCGGCGACCTCTCCCGGAAGATCACGGTCGAGGCCAAGGGCGAGGTCGCCGCGCTGGCCGAAGTGATCAACACCATGGTGGACACGCTCTCCGCGTTCGCCGACGAGGTCACCCGCGTCGCGCGCGAGGTCGGCACCGAGGGCCGGCTCGGCGGCCAGGCGCGGGTGCCGAACGTCGCGGGTACCTGGAAGGACCTCACCGACCACGTCAACTCCATGGCGACGAACCTGACCAACCAGGTGCGCAACATCGCCCAGGTCACCACCGCCGTCGCCAACGGCGACCTGTCGAAGAAGATCGACGTGGACGCGCGGGGCGAGATCCTGGAGCTGAAGACGACCATCAACACGATGGTCGACCAGCTGTCGTCGTTCGCCGCCGAGGTCACGCGGGTCGCGCGGGAGGTGGGCAGCGAGGGCCGGCTCGGCGGGCAGGCGGAGGTCGAGGGCGTCTCCGGCACCTGGAAGCGGCTCACGGAGAACGTGAACGAGCTGGCCGGGAACCTCACCCGCCAGGTCCGCGCCATCGCCGAGGTCACCAGCGCCGTCGCCGAGGGCGACCTCACCCGCTCCATCACCGTTGACGCCTCCGGCGAGGTCTCCGAACTCAAGGACAACATCAACGCGATGGTGGAGTCCCTGCGCGCCACCACCCGCGCCAACCAGGAACAGGACTGGCTCAAGACCAACCTGGCCCGGATCTCCGGGCTGATGCAGGGCCACCGCGACCTCGCGGTCGTGGCCGAGCTGGTCATGGACGAGCTGACGCCGCTCGTCTCGGCCCAGTACGGCGCGTTCTACCTCGCCGAGGAGACCCAGGACGGCACCGAACTCCGGCTCGTCGGCTCGTACGGGCGCCCCGCCGGCACCCCCGCGGAGGACCGTTTCGGGCTGGGCGAGTCCCTCGTCGGCCAGGCGGCCCGCAGCCGCCGTACGATCGCCGCGGACAACGTGCCGGGGGACTACGTCATCTCCTCCGGGCTCGGCCGTACGACGCCGGGCAGTCTGATCGTGCTCCCCGTCGTGGTCGACGAACAGGTCCTCGGCGTCATCGAACTGGCGTCGTTCACGCCGTTCACCCCGGTTCACCGGGACTTCCTGGGGCAGCTGATGGAGATGATCGGCGTCAACGTCAACACCATCGTCGCCAACGCCCGCACCGACGAACTGCTCGACGAGTCCCAGCGCCTGGCGACGGAACTGCAGTCCCGCTCCGAGGAACTCCAGGTCCAGCAGGACGAACTGCAGCGCTCGAACGCCGAACTCGAGGAGAAGGCCGCCCTGCTGGCGGACCGCAACAGCGCCATCGAGGGCAAGAACCTCGAGATCGAGCAGGCGCGGCAGGAACTGGAGGACCGCGCACAGCAGCTGGCGCTCGCCTCCCGCTACAAGTCGGAGTTCCTGGCCAACATGAGCCACGAGCTGCGCACCCCGCTCAACAGCCTGCTGATCCTCGCCCAGCTGCTGGCCCAGAACCCGACCCGGAACCTCACCCCGAAGCAGGTCGAGTACGCCGGCATCATCCACTCCGCCGGATCCGATCTGCTCCAGCTCATCAACGACATCCTCGACCTGTCCAAGGTCGAGGCGGGCAAGATGGACCTCAACCCGGAGCGCATCGCGCTGCGTCCGCTGCTGGACTACGTCGAGGCCACGTTCCGGCCGGTCACCACGCAGAAGAGCCTCGACTTCACCATCACCACCGCGCCCGGCGTCCCGGCCGACCTGGTCACCGACGACTCCCGGCTCCGCCAGGTGCTGCGCAACCTGATCTCCAACGCGGTCAAGTTCACCGAACGCGGCAGCGTCGAACTGCGCATCGAACCCGCGTCCGACGCCGAGCTGCCCGACTCCGTCCACCGCGGCGACGCCGTCGTGGCCTTCCGCGTCAAGGACACCGGCATCGGCATCGCCGAGCAGCAACTGGAGGTCATCTTCGGTGCCTTCCAGCAGGCGGACGGCACGACCAGCCGCAAGTACGGCGGCACCGGTCTCGGACTGTCCATCAGCCGCGAGATCGCCCATCTGCTCGGCGGCGCGGTGACCGCCGAGAGCGCACTCGGCCAGGGCAGCACCTTCACGCTCTACCTCCCTGCCGCACGCGCCGACTTCCAGGGGCAGGCCGACGACCCGGCCCGTCCGGCGGCGCCGCCCGAGGCCACCGAGCAGACGGCCGACGGCGAACGGCCCGCGACGGCCTTCGGCGCCGGCCGGACCCGGCAGACCCGGCGGCTGCTGGTGATCGAGGAGCGCCCCCGCGGTCTGCTGTCCCTCGTGGCCGAGAGCGCTGTCGGCGAACTCGCCGGCGGCGATCTCCCCGACCGCGACAACTTCGAGGTCGTCGCCTCGGTCGGACCGGAGGAGGCGGCCGCCGCCCTCGCCACCGACCCGTTCCACTGCGTGGTCCTCGAACTCGACATGGCCGACGGGCAGGCGCTGCGCTTCCTCGACTCGATGGACGGGGACGCCGCGCTGCGGACCGTGCCCGTACTGGCCCACAACAACCGCCGGCTGGACGCGGCGGACGAGCGCGCGCTGCAGTCCCGCGTCCACGACCGGCCGCTGGAGCTGCTGTCCAGCCTGGACGAACTCCGTGAACGCATCGCCCTGTACCTCTCGGCCGAGCAGCCCGGCGACGTCGTGCCGCTGGTCCGGGTGGAGGAGAGCCAGCAGCAGTTGCCGAGCGCGGCCGGCGGGCTCCAGGGCCGCACGGTCCTCGTCGTCGACGACGACGCCCGCAACCTGTACGCGCTCAGCGGCATCCTCGAACTTCACGGCATCCGCGTCCTCCACGCCGAGAACGGCCGGCAGGGCATCGAGAAGCTGGCCGAGCACCCCGAGATCGACCTGATCCTGATGGACGTGATGATGCCGGAGATGGACGGCTACGCGGCCACGTCCAGGATCCGCCAGATGCCCCAGCACACGGCGTTGCCGATCATCACGGTCACGGCGAAGGCGATGCCCGGCGACCGGGAGAAGAGCCTCGCCGCGGGTGCCAGCGACTACGTCACCAAGCCCGTGAACGCCGACGACCTCGTGGCCTGCCTCCGCAGGTGGCTGAGTGCACCGTGA
- a CDS encoding SpoIIE family protein phosphatase, whose translation MNRTEPTGNPPGDDALLAPGRVPAPGSGASYGSGPGADPAHAPEPGAPSPTAATPAPGIPPASTGPGDAPDRTSSVGRLAATVERLRREIRDAHAAADGRALIELAKGVLIERLRCGPAQAASQLAELAEQAGLSQLELAADIINQAARDDVADIASEFVRRAKDAERPGPSVSVRLRTAESAALASGDTQAVAESLLEHALAPLGATAVAVWTAGTDGSLSLSGHAGFGTDDAARWRYVPPGVATVARRALGERRPVHIASLAEAGVPSIGHNRMAEGGRIALPAGTGGRIHGVLEICWPQLLPDRAPAVERQLDALAELCAHTLESAPATGPGLRTAAEPAGVSELVELAEGLHDPALVLVPHLDADGHLTDFRVRHANSRFLDPAGRPRSAVSGALLLEAYPMAAGDSDLFDKVERVYATGEPFRARRMTLTALVDQVPLDTVADLSISRHGRAVLLIWRIEDETARLASLLQHAQRLGRIGGFEENLVSGEVTWNGQLYSLYGRAVTDSPVHLADLSDHAHADDAVTIGRFLQAVLHHRRPASTAFRLQRPDGVTRHIRVIAEPVLDAENRLIAVRGAYQDISSQHWTEVALAATRDQLEHTEKESAERNRLALQLQHAIMPPRRAPLDAPGLEVAVRYRPAESESLVGGDWYDTVVLPSKRILLCVGDVAGHGIEAATGMVVLRNAMRGLAVTGAGPAQLLSWLNIVAHHLTEHVTATAVCGLYDPETRMLRWARAGHLPPVLVRGSDATTLPMPGGLLLGALGDAQYQESDVQLEPGDSLLMYTDGLVERRDTSVHDSLTQLLGTARTASATLERRLDHLLTHSKSDTDDDTCLIGVRVL comes from the coding sequence ATGAACCGAACCGAGCCCACCGGGAACCCGCCCGGTGACGACGCGCTGCTCGCGCCCGGGCGCGTGCCGGCCCCCGGCTCCGGGGCGTCGTACGGGAGCGGACCCGGCGCGGACCCGGCGCACGCACCCGAGCCGGGAGCGCCCTCGCCGACCGCGGCCACGCCCGCCCCCGGCATCCCGCCGGCCTCCACCGGGCCCGGGGACGCACCGGACCGCACCTCCAGCGTCGGCCGTCTGGCCGCCACCGTGGAACGGCTCCGCAGGGAGATCCGTGACGCGCACGCGGCCGCCGACGGACGGGCCCTGATCGAGCTCGCCAAGGGCGTCCTGATCGAAAGGCTCCGCTGCGGACCGGCGCAGGCGGCCTCCCAACTGGCCGAACTCGCCGAACAGGCGGGCCTGTCGCAGCTCGAACTGGCCGCGGACATCATCAACCAGGCCGCCCGTGACGACGTCGCGGACATCGCGTCCGAGTTCGTCCGGCGCGCCAAGGACGCGGAGCGGCCCGGCCCGTCCGTCTCCGTCCGGCTGCGCACGGCCGAGAGCGCTGCGCTGGCCTCCGGCGACACCCAGGCCGTCGCCGAGTCGCTGCTCGAGCACGCTCTCGCCCCGCTGGGCGCGACGGCCGTCGCCGTGTGGACCGCGGGCACGGACGGCTCCCTGTCGCTCAGCGGCCATGCCGGCTTCGGCACGGACGACGCGGCACGCTGGCGGTACGTGCCGCCCGGCGTGGCCACCGTCGCCCGCCGGGCACTCGGCGAGCGGCGTCCGGTGCACATCGCCTCCCTCGCGGAGGCGGGGGTCCCCTCGATCGGCCACAACCGGATGGCGGAGGGCGGCCGGATCGCCCTGCCGGCCGGAACCGGGGGCCGAATTCACGGAGTTCTGGAGATCTGCTGGCCGCAGCTCCTCCCGGACCGGGCGCCGGCGGTCGAGCGCCAGCTCGACGCCCTGGCCGAACTGTGCGCCCACACCCTGGAGAGCGCCCCCGCCACCGGACCGGGCCTCCGGACCGCAGCGGAACCCGCCGGCGTGTCCGAACTCGTGGAGCTGGCCGAGGGACTGCACGATCCGGCGCTCGTCCTCGTGCCGCACCTCGACGCCGACGGGCACCTCACCGACTTCCGGGTCCGCCACGCCAACAGCCGCTTCCTCGACCCGGCGGGCCGGCCCCGCAGCGCCGTCAGCGGCGCCCTGCTGCTCGAGGCGTACCCCATGGCCGCCGGGGACAGCGACCTCTTCGACAAGGTCGAACGCGTCTACGCGACGGGTGAACCGTTCCGGGCCCGGCGGATGACCCTCACCGCCCTCGTCGACCAGGTGCCGCTCGACACCGTCGCCGACCTCAGCATCAGCCGGCACGGCCGCGCCGTGCTGCTCATCTGGCGCATCGAGGACGAGACGGCGCGGCTGGCCAGTCTGCTCCAGCACGCCCAACGCCTCGGCCGGATAGGGGGTTTCGAGGAGAACCTGGTCAGCGGCGAGGTCACGTGGAACGGCCAGCTCTACTCCCTGTACGGCCGCGCCGTCACCGACAGCCCCGTCCACCTGGCGGACCTCTCCGACCACGCGCACGCCGACGACGCGGTCACCATCGGCCGCTTCCTCCAGGCGGTGCTGCACCACCGGCGGCCCGCCTCGACGGCTTTCCGCCTCCAGCGCCCCGACGGCGTCACCCGGCACATCCGCGTCATCGCCGAACCCGTCCTCGACGCCGAGAACCGGCTCATCGCCGTGCGCGGCGCCTACCAGGACATCTCCTCGCAGCACTGGACCGAGGTCGCGCTGGCCGCCACCCGCGACCAACTGGAGCACACCGAGAAGGAGTCGGCCGAGCGCAACCGGCTCGCCCTGCAGCTCCAGCACGCGATCATGCCGCCACGCCGCGCTCCGCTCGACGCGCCCGGCCTGGAGGTCGCCGTTCGCTACCGGCCGGCGGAATCGGAGTCCCTCGTCGGCGGGGACTGGTACGACACGGTCGTGCTGCCGTCCAAGCGCATCCTGCTGTGCGTGGGCGACGTCGCCGGACACGGGATCGAGGCGGCCACGGGCATGGTCGTCCTCCGCAACGCCATGCGCGGCCTCGCCGTCACCGGCGCCGGCCCGGCCCAGCTGCTGTCCTGGCTGAACATCGTGGCGCACCACCTGACCGAACACGTCACCGCCACCGCCGTCTGCGGCCTGTACGACCCGGAGACCCGGATGCTGCGCTGGGCCAGGGCGGGACATCTGCCCCCGGTGCTCGTACGCGGCAGCGACGCCACCACCCTGCCCATGCCCGGCGGACTGCTCCTGGGCGCCCTCGGAGACGCGCAGTACCAGGAGTCCGACGTCCAACTGGAGCCGGGCGACTCGCTGCTGATGTACACCGACGGTCTCGTCGAACGCCGCGACACCTCCGTCCACGACTCCCTGACCCAGCTGCTCGGCACGGCCAGGACGGCTTCGGCGACCCTGGAACGGCGACTGGACCATCTGCTCACGCACAGCAAGTCCGACACCGACGACGACACCTGTCTGATCGGCGTCAGGGTGCTCTGA
- a CDS encoding DUF4235 domain-containing protein translates to MNKMKLKRKGKVPLVYKPVGFALSWGGGALAGLAFQKAWKVLRHEDNAPDALDRDRKWGEILLAAAVQGAIFAVVRSVVDRSGAKAVQRATGVWPSGGKSGRD, encoded by the coding sequence ATGAACAAGATGAAGCTGAAGAGGAAGGGCAAGGTGCCGCTCGTCTACAAGCCGGTCGGCTTCGCCCTCAGCTGGGGCGGCGGTGCGCTCGCCGGTCTCGCCTTCCAGAAGGCGTGGAAGGTGCTGCGGCACGAGGACAACGCGCCCGACGCGCTCGACCGCGACCGGAAGTGGGGCGAGATCCTGCTCGCGGCCGCCGTGCAGGGCGCCATTTTCGCCGTCGTGCGCAGCGTGGTCGACAGGTCAGGCGCCAAGGCCGTGCAGCGGGCGACGGGCGTCTGGCCCAGCGGCGGCAAGAGCGGCAGGGACTGA
- a CDS encoding FUSC family protein translates to MQWWRRLRWEAAAVRRSALRAVRGPGSERNTLVQSLKAAAAAVLAWAVTGWWWGAPMALMAPWTAVALVQSTVYRSLVSAVQQVAVIGFGAVLAAGAAAATGNTTVAMALVLPLTVLMGNWTRFGTQGLYAPTTAPFVLAYGSTSFADVGHRLLETLIGALIGIGVNALVLPPVHLKDVRAHLYRLPRETAELLRTMAAGMEHGYERADAERWHDRARGLHGTVAALHEARGWTRESYRFNPGHRLRRRGPALPPSERDSAWERATHHLMSLTRLLADAAGGSPSLRPPHSDALEPLGEVLRRAAEVCVPESAPVTVPAPGPVGRGAQERRADALSDAWGAHGRLKALVVSEDPETATSLGGVVAETQQLLYTLEPEGTRS, encoded by the coding sequence ATGCAGTGGTGGCGTCGGCTGCGGTGGGAGGCGGCGGCGGTCCGGCGCTCCGCCCTCCGGGCCGTGCGAGGGCCGGGGAGTGAGCGCAACACCCTCGTCCAGTCGCTGAAGGCCGCGGCGGCGGCCGTACTCGCCTGGGCCGTGACGGGCTGGTGGTGGGGGGCGCCCATGGCCCTGATGGCGCCGTGGACGGCCGTCGCGCTGGTGCAGAGCACCGTGTACCGCTCCCTCGTGTCCGCGGTCCAGCAGGTGGCCGTCATCGGCTTCGGCGCGGTGCTCGCCGCCGGGGCGGCAGCGGCCACGGGGAACACCACGGTGGCCATGGCCCTCGTCCTGCCCCTGACGGTCCTGATGGGCAACTGGACCCGCTTCGGGACGCAGGGCCTCTACGCTCCGACCACCGCCCCCTTCGTCCTGGCCTACGGCTCCACGTCCTTCGCCGACGTGGGCCACCGACTGCTGGAGACGTTGATCGGCGCTCTCATCGGGATCGGTGTGAACGCGCTCGTCCTGCCCCCGGTGCATCTGAAGGACGTACGTGCCCACCTGTACCGGCTGCCCCGCGAGACCGCGGAGCTCCTGCGCACCATGGCCGCGGGGATGGAGCACGGCTACGAGCGGGCGGACGCCGAGCGCTGGCACGACCGGGCGCGCGGCCTCCACGGCACCGTCGCCGCGCTGCACGAAGCACGGGGCTGGACGCGGGAGAGCTACCGGTTCAACCCGGGACACCGCCTTCGCCGCCGCGGCCCCGCCCTGCCGCCGTCCGAGCGTGACTCCGCCTGGGAACGGGCCACCCACCACCTGATGTCCCTGACGCGCCTGCTCGCCGACGCCGCCGGCGGCAGCCCTTCCCTGCGCCCGCCCCACTCGGACGCGCTGGAACCGCTCGGCGAGGTGCTGCGCCGTGCGGCGGAGGTCTGCGTGCCCGAGTCGGCACCGGTGACGGTGCCCGCGCCCGGCCCCGTCGGGAGGGGCGCGCAGGAGCGTCGGGCCGACGCGCTGTCGGACGCCTGGGGCGCCCACGGTCGGCTGAAGGCCCTGGTCGTCAGCGAGGACCCGGAGACGGCCACGTCTCTGGGCGGCGTCGTGGCGGAGACCCAGCAGTTGCTGTACACGCTCGAACCGGAGGGCACGCGGTCCTGA
- a CDS encoding DUF6479 family protein → MNPLIVSQDAPVTEAASNPVLGGIGPFIAGIVIVAVLIGVIPWAIRRRRTQPRRPRPSEQPVRPAGRTHIEENREPDGETFPDDGSRLTPHQLGSHSSHPGPEGRRRSDEQGGGSFGSGGLGG, encoded by the coding sequence ATGAATCCACTGATCGTCAGCCAGGACGCGCCCGTCACGGAAGCCGCGAGCAATCCGGTCCTGGGCGGAATCGGCCCGTTCATCGCCGGAATCGTGATCGTCGCGGTGCTCATCGGGGTCATTCCCTGGGCCATCCGGCGCCGGAGGACGCAGCCGCGACGGCCGCGGCCCTCCGAGCAGCCCGTGCGTCCGGCCGGACGCACGCACATCGAGGAGAACCGGGAACCGGACGGCGAGACCTTCCCGGACGACGGCTCCCGACTGACCCCGCATCAGCTGGGGTCCCACAGCTCACACCCCGGCCCCGAGGGACGCCGTCGCAGCGACGAACAGGGCGGCGGTTCCTTCGGCAGCGGCGGACTCGGCGGATGA
- a CDS encoding FAD-dependent oxidoreductase encodes MAISERSAGSLWTEYDPGPEYPSLHEDVRVEVAVVGGGIAGICTAWELARAGRQVVLVEADRIARGVTGHTSAKVSALQGTAYSRIRSARGPDAARLYAASQADAVRRVAEVAGELGIDCDLERVPAYTYAADPAKADGIRREAEAAAEAGLAVSFLRDADLPVPAAAAVRLDDQVQFHPRKYLLALAADFVRSGGTIVERSRVTGLDEGDPCRLTTSAGPTVEARHVVVATHYPIFDRALLFTRLESRREAVVAGPLPPGAGEPAGMLLTEEEGTRSVRSAPHESHGRMLVVTGEKFTPGDPRDGGATAHFDRLERWAEEHFRDFAVTHRWAAQDTFPTDDVPYVGRLHPLTRRVHVATGFGGWGMTGGVMAGRLLSALVTGESSPWAGLYDPVRLHPSDAPDALRLWAKTARHLVADRLPGGRADSVDDIPDGGGAVVRGPHGGLHAVHRDASGVLHRVSARCTHLGCIVHFNDAETTWECPCHGSRFDVDGKVLQGPAVHPLERQDDEDT; translated from the coding sequence ATGGCCATCTCCGAGCGTTCCGCCGGCTCGCTGTGGACGGAGTACGACCCGGGGCCCGAGTACCCGTCACTGCACGAGGACGTCCGCGTCGAAGTCGCGGTGGTGGGCGGCGGCATCGCCGGGATCTGCACGGCCTGGGAGCTCGCCCGCGCGGGCCGGCAGGTGGTGCTCGTGGAGGCCGACCGGATCGCGCGGGGCGTCACCGGCCACACGTCGGCGAAGGTGTCGGCGCTGCAGGGCACGGCGTACAGCCGCATTCGCTCGGCACGCGGCCCCGACGCGGCCCGGCTGTACGCGGCCTCCCAGGCCGACGCGGTACGCCGTGTGGCGGAGGTGGCCGGGGAACTCGGCATCGACTGCGATCTGGAACGTGTGCCCGCGTACACGTACGCCGCCGATCCGGCGAAGGCCGACGGCATACGGCGCGAGGCCGAGGCGGCCGCGGAGGCCGGGCTGGCGGTGTCCTTCCTCCGGGACGCCGACCTCCCCGTCCCCGCCGCGGCCGCCGTACGGCTCGACGACCAGGTCCAGTTCCATCCCCGGAAGTACCTGCTCGCACTCGCCGCGGACTTCGTGCGCAGCGGCGGGACGATCGTCGAACGCAGCCGCGTCACGGGGCTCGACGAGGGCGATCCGTGCCGTCTGACGACGAGTGCGGGTCCGACCGTCGAGGCGCGGCACGTCGTCGTCGCCACGCACTACCCAATCTTCGACCGGGCGCTGCTCTTCACCCGTCTGGAGTCCCGCCGCGAGGCGGTCGTCGCCGGGCCGCTGCCCCCGGGGGCGGGGGAACCCGCCGGCATGCTCCTGACCGAGGAGGAGGGCACCCGGTCGGTGCGCAGCGCTCCCCACGAGAGCCACGGCCGCATGCTCGTCGTCACCGGAGAGAAGTTCACTCCCGGAGACCCGAGGGACGGCGGTGCCACCGCCCACTTCGACCGGCTCGAACGCTGGGCGGAGGAGCACTTCAGGGACTTCGCGGTCACCCACCGCTGGGCCGCGCAGGACACGTTCCCCACGGACGACGTGCCCTACGTCGGCCGGCTCCACCCCCTGACCCGCCGGGTCCACGTCGCCACCGGGTTCGGCGGCTGGGGCATGACCGGGGGAGTGATGGCGGGCCGGCTGCTGAGCGCACTGGTCACCGGGGAGTCGTCGCCCTGGGCCGGGCTCTACGATCCCGTCCGGCTCCATCCCAGCGACGCGCCCGACGCCCTGAGGCTCTGGGCCAAGACCGCCAGGCACCTGGTCGCCGACCGGCTGCCCGGCGGCCGCGCCGACTCGGTGGACGACATCCCGGACGGCGGCGGCGCCGTGGTGAGGGGCCCGCACGGCGGCCTCCACGCCGTGCACCGCGACGCATCCGGTGTACTGCACCGGGTCTCGGCCCGCTGCACCCATCTCGGCTGCATCGTGCACTTCAACGACGCCGAGACGACGTGGGAGTGCCCGTGCCACGGCTCGCGCTTCGACGTGGACGGCAAGGTGCTCCAGGGCCCCGCGGTCCACCCACTCGAACGTCAGGACGACGAGGACACCTGA
- a CDS encoding STAS domain-containing protein: protein MHEYDGSPSTPSLGVLSCSRRGNAWVITLGGDLGPDAVAGVSRRLDDVLEGERRAIVMDTKSVTSADPAMLALLTRLQAEASLYVAAPSPPVRELLETAGPGASVRTATSLGEALDAVGAGSA from the coding sequence ATGCATGAATATGACGGCAGCCCATCGACCCCGTCGCTCGGCGTGCTCAGCTGCAGCCGGCGGGGCAACGCATGGGTCATCACCCTCGGCGGGGACCTCGGTCCGGACGCAGTGGCCGGCGTGTCGCGGCGGCTCGACGACGTGCTGGAGGGAGAGAGGCGGGCCATCGTGATGGACACGAAGTCGGTGACCTCCGCCGATCCGGCCATGCTCGCCCTGCTGACACGGCTCCAGGCGGAGGCCTCGCTGTATGTCGCGGCGCCTTCGCCGCCCGTACGGGAGCTGCTGGAGACGGCCGGCCCCGGCGCCTCGGTCCGCACCGCCACCTCGCTGGGAGAGGCCCTGGACGCGGTCGGCGCCGGGTCCGCCTGA